Proteins from a genomic interval of Pseudodesulfovibrio nedwellii:
- a CDS encoding lytic transglycosylase domain-containing protein: protein MPIRRGHIPLLAVFLLFFLTASGFAQSPALTEPMKVAAFPSLESAIRIRGPLEFCGEYVPVHLPEVRERLEKELLLMLWDRAQVILWLKRTGRYFPHIEVVLKGSNMPDDLKYIAVIESALKPHAGSNKGARGIWQFIPSTARNYGLVVNYSIDERRNFYSATKAAVRYMNELHDMFGSWTLGCAGYNMGEQGLKKRIEKQEVKDYYRLHLPRETQRYIPRAIAAKLILSDPARYGFDLRPGDYYSPKQFDRIKLKAKYATPVTLVAKAAKTYYKNIRDLNPQLLSDTIPRGDHILYLPQGAAGDFAKRYHPLIAKYRKTLKPKTYVVKRGDSLTAIARKHRMSLWQLCKLNKLSTKSTIRPGQKLSVSK from the coding sequence GTGCCCATAAGGCGTGGTCATATTCCGCTTTTGGCGGTTTTTTTGCTGTTCTTTTTGACGGCGTCAGGGTTTGCTCAGTCGCCAGCCCTTACCGAACCCATGAAAGTCGCCGCTTTCCCCTCATTGGAATCGGCCATTCGTATCCGTGGGCCGCTTGAATTTTGTGGTGAATACGTTCCTGTTCATTTGCCTGAGGTGCGAGAGCGACTGGAAAAAGAACTGTTGCTCATGCTCTGGGATCGTGCGCAGGTCATTCTTTGGCTCAAGCGGACAGGACGGTATTTCCCGCATATTGAAGTCGTGCTCAAGGGATCAAATATGCCCGATGATCTCAAGTATATCGCGGTCATCGAGAGTGCTCTCAAGCCCCATGCCGGTTCAAACAAAGGGGCGCGTGGTATTTGGCAGTTTATCCCGTCTACAGCGCGGAACTACGGACTTGTCGTGAATTATTCTATAGATGAGCGGCGGAATTTTTATTCGGCCACCAAGGCTGCCGTTCGGTATATGAATGAGTTACATGACATGTTTGGCTCATGGACACTCGGGTGTGCCGGGTACAATATGGGTGAGCAAGGGTTGAAAAAGCGGATCGAGAAGCAGGAGGTCAAGGATTACTACCGGCTTCATCTGCCCCGTGAAACGCAACGGTATATTCCTCGCGCCATTGCTGCCAAGCTCATTTTGTCCGATCCAGCCCGCTATGGATTTGATTTGCGACCTGGTGATTATTATTCGCCAAAGCAGTTTGATCGTATCAAGCTCAAGGCCAAATATGCGACTCCGGTTACTCTCGTAGCCAAGGCCGCTAAGACATATTATAAAAATATTCGAGATTTGAACCCGCAATTGCTGTCCGATACCATCCCAAGAGGCGATCATATTCTCTATTTGCCGCAAGGAGCGGCAGGAGATTTTGCCAAGCGGTATCATCCTCTTATCGCCAAGTACCGGAAAACCCTCAAGCCCAAGACCTATGTGGTCAAACGGGGGGATTCCTTGACGGCGATAGCCCGGAAACACCGAATGAGTCTTTGGCAGCTTTGCAAGCTGAACAAGCTCTCAACCAAGTCCACGATCAGGCCGGGGCAAAAGCTTTCCGTGAGCAAATAA
- a CDS encoding PhoH family protein, with the protein MAQKQFVLDTNVLIENPKCITALRNGVENQIYIPYTVLAELDGLKKDPRIGHIVSQAVRAILHDDDVNIFPPDFADTLTDPVMDDRILKEILHVGPQDATLITNDRILQIKAKCYGIPSEEYRDSDPFRSESQKYTGFVSEEEEPVRNCFKWENGTPVFYGPDGPKEIGYSHEIWGVKPRSIYQNLALELMLQEGIDLVSIQSEAGYGKTFLSLAAALYLMLERKDNPYRKIYLVKPVVEIGAKMGYLPGDIEEKMLPYVKYVQDLLIKLHDIRPANRIFQDPAVDSLKFNPKKFEVQPVAFLRGMNIENAVVIVDEMQNLSRGETRALLTRMGDGVKCICLGDTRQVDNPYLNESNNGLNWTVRKLKGYKNYAHMVLKGDRSRGPITDIVLKSKL; encoded by the coding sequence ATGGCCCAAAAGCAGTTTGTCCTCGATACCAACGTCCTTATTGAAAACCCCAAATGCATCACCGCCCTGAGAAACGGGGTGGAAAACCAGATATACATTCCATACACCGTCCTTGCCGAGCTGGACGGACTCAAGAAAGACCCGCGCATAGGGCATATCGTGTCCCAAGCCGTGCGCGCGATCCTCCACGACGATGACGTCAATATCTTCCCCCCCGATTTTGCAGACACGCTCACTGATCCTGTGATGGATGATCGTATCCTCAAGGAGATTCTGCATGTGGGGCCGCAAGATGCCACGCTCATCACCAATGACCGTATTCTTCAAATCAAGGCCAAGTGCTATGGTATTCCCAGTGAGGAATATCGTGATTCCGATCCGTTCCGGTCCGAATCACAAAAGTACACGGGTTTTGTGAGTGAAGAAGAGGAGCCTGTTCGCAATTGTTTCAAATGGGAAAACGGTACTCCGGTTTTTTATGGCCCGGACGGCCCCAAGGAGATTGGATATTCCCATGAAATATGGGGAGTGAAACCTCGTTCGATTTATCAGAATCTTGCTCTGGAGCTGATGCTTCAGGAGGGGATTGATCTTGTGTCCATTCAGTCCGAAGCGGGATACGGTAAGACTTTTCTGTCGCTGGCGGCTGCCTTGTATCTCATGTTGGAGCGCAAGGATAATCCTTACCGAAAGATTTATTTGGTCAAGCCGGTCGTGGAAATTGGTGCCAAGATGGGCTATTTGCCGGGAGACATTGAAGAGAAGATGTTGCCATATGTGAAGTATGTGCAGGATTTGCTCATTAAGCTTCATGATATCAGGCCTGCCAACCGTATCTTTCAGGATCCTGCTGTGGATTCGTTGAAGTTCAACCCCAAGAAATTCGAGGTCCAGCCCGTTGCTTTCCTGCGTGGCATGAACATCGAAAATGCAGTGGTTATCGTGGATGAGATGCAGAATCTGTCTCGTGGCGAAACCCGTGCCTTGCTTACTCGTATGGGTGATGGGGTTAAATGCATCTGTCTTGGCGATACAAGACAGGTGGACAATCCATATCTCAATGAATCGAATAACGGACTCAACTGGACAGTACGCAAGCTCAAAGGGTATAAGAATTATGCTCATATGGTCCTCAAGGGTGACCGCTCTCGTGGTCCCATTACGGACATCGTGCTGAAATCAAAACTGTAA